The sequence below is a genomic window from Phycodurus eques isolate BA_2022a chromosome 6, UOR_Pequ_1.1, whole genome shotgun sequence.
ATTGTCAAGTTTCTTTTCAACCTTTCTTTTGCTTCCTGTCTCTTCCCCTTTCTATTCTTTCTTCCCTTTTCACTTGAACATTTTTCCTTCTTCCTCcacctttttccattttctcctcCCTTCCTCTTATATTCTCCCCCTTATTTTGTCTTCCTCCTTTTCTTGTGTGGATATGTTCAGCATTTGAACAAGACATACGATGCTGACGTTCCTCTGCTCTTGATGAATTCCTTCAACACGGACCAAGAAACCAAGAAGATTCTTCAGAAGTACAAACATCACCGACTGAAGATACACACCTTTAACCAGAGcaggtatacacacacacagagcgagTACACACACTACACGACATGCGCACTTCCAACCAGAGCAGGTACACTAATGCACGCATTCATAATAAACAACAGACACACTTTTAACCCCAGAGCAGCTACGCCtatgcgtgcgcgcacacacacacacacgcacacgcacaagcaCAAGCACACGACTTGACGCTGAACAGGTGTTGTGTGCGTGGGGATGGAGGTACCCGCGTATCAACAAGGAGTCCCTGCTTCCCATCGCCAAGAGTTTGCATGTGAGTGCAGACAGCACGGCAGAGGCGTGGTACCCTCCGGGTCACGGCGACATCTACGCCAGCTTAGCCAACTCGGGCCTGCTGGACCACCTCCTGGACGAGGGCAAGGAGTACGTGTTCGTGTCCAACATCGACAACCTGGGCGCCACCGTCGACCTTCACATCCTCCGCAGGCTCATCAACCAATCGCCAGACAGGCGCTGCGAGTTCATCATGGAGGTCACTGACAAGACACGCgccgacgtcaaggtgcgccacacgtgtgtgtgtgtgtgtgtgtgtgtactttatCTGTTTGAGGGTATATGCTTTAGTGTGCATGAGAGTCGGTGTGAGTGTTGTCTGACTGACCCATGTGGGACTTAAGGGCGGCACGCTGATCCAATACGAGGACCACTTGAGGCTGCTGGAGATCGCTCAGGTTCCCAAAGCCCACGTGGACGAGTTCAAGTCGGTCACCAAGTTCAAGATTTTCAACACCAACAACTTGTGGATCTCGCTAAGCGCCGTCAAGAGGCTGCTCGACAACAACGCCATTGACTTGGACGTCATCGTCAACTACAAGGTCATGCGCGCATACGCATCACGCCGACGTTTCACTTCCCGCTCCAGTCTGTGATGTCACTTCCTACTGCCGTgcatgtgtttatgtgtgcgcGCCTGCGTGCGCAGACGCTGGAGGGCGGTCTGAACGTGATCCAGCTAGAGACGGCGGTGGGCGCAGCCATCAAGAGTTTCCGTAACGCTATGGGCGTCAATGTGCCGCGTTCTCGATTCCTGCCCGTCAAGACGTCCGCGGACCTGCTGCTGGTCATGTCCAACCTGTACAGCCTGGACGCAGGTTCGCTTACCATGAGCCAAAAAAGGGAGTTCCCCACCACACCGCATGTCAAGCTGGGCAGCTGCTTCGCCAAGGTTGGGCCTTTTTAGAGTTGTTATGACACTATCCAATATTTTTGGAATTATCTTTTTCTAtcgaataaatataaataaataaacattttcaactaAAGTGTATTGCAAAAGCACCCCCCAATTACTGTTTATTtactgattattttttattatttgctattttttttaatgatgaaacaaaaccaaataagtAAAACGCTATCACGCGAAAGGGAGTCATGTTGTACTCGCAAACCTTTTTGGAAGCGACGATGATTTTTTAGCTATTGATTCATGCAAACAAAGGGCTACTGGATTGATGTACACTTCGAAGGCTGCTTGTCATTTAAATGTCATTCTTACTACAGCTGCAAATAACCATTATTTTTCTAATAGATTTCACGGACTCTTTTCCAGAAATTATTATTCCGTTCCTAGTTTGAGTTGTAACAAGtcagaaaaaaggcaaaaatgttgatcttttccaaagtaaaagcagttgtttgcaaatgtcttgttttggttAAACACAAAGATCTGCTTTCACCAAAGACGACAGAAACTGGAGTATTTACTGTTAAGAAGCTGAAATCAGAAAATTTGGacaaagttaaacaaggtctctaaacaattaatcgattatcaaaatagtggTCGAagaatttgataatcgattagttgtcgattcatCGATCGTTTAAGGTGTAGTTGTTAGCATGCTTTTATCgtaatacatgcacacacactgcaaTAACCAACACGGCTATTGCTAGGATATGCAGCAATGTTAATATTTCTAGTTAGTATTCAAACACATATAGACGCACGAACTGCTTTGATGACGACAACTGCGATGACAGGCGGTGACGACGTGCTAACCTTCGGATTCAAACGTACTTACATTCATTCACATTAGCAACATGCAGTTTCAACGCTACGCTAACATTGTGTTCGGTCATTGCTGTCAGGTCCAAGAGTTCCTGTCCCGCTTCGACAGCATCCCAGACATGCTGGAGTTGGACCACCTCACTGTGGCAGGAGACGTCACCTTCGGGAAGAACGTCTCACTCAAGGTACGTGGAACTCACGCGATGTGTTTCAGACCCACCCGCGATATGTGGAAACCTGCTATgtatcatacatgcaaatcagtcgcctttcggcaaaataggccatttacgtaaattgtatagatccgatgagttttttctgtgggggggggggggggggggggggctgtcacCATCGCCATCACTGACATTATAGGCTGTTTCATACTCCTTCAATGCTGGCAGCTAgagccattccacacatccaccatcaacacacagatgtaatttttaATATTACTCCCCGGCGGACTAATACGCGGCGTGAGGTTCTGCCTGTGCGCTCGAAGTCACaagagttgacgagaccagaaaaaaacttcagctccttctgctgttaATAGGTTACGGTACTTTTACTAAGTTACAATGATCGAAATgccactcgctacttttatcaattattattatattttgactgtgcatacacacacagtaacatcagaatttgtacattacattttatttagattttttttttcaattgatgttcatgctgtggctAAAAACCTTTgaagcctttgaagttggtaatagtgaaaaatgaagagaaacagccaatgattttagtcaattcttttccagaatgagattgcttaaagaggaggatgctattcacgTGGcgcagcttgaagcaggcatcaggtgcaggtggagatgggcctggctcaagttggaggccaaaacaaaaaagcaaagaaatgaggcaaatttcattttaatcttaaatttgtacatcaacatgtatttGAGCGGTGTAAATGCGTTATTCTTCGTGAagatttattattactattattatttttttgccttattggaCTGTTTAgaagtcttccagattgcttaatttatgttcaaatataaaaaaattctctgcgggGGCTCAGGGAATCCCCCCAGACCGgaccaaaaaaatttttttttttgggtgtcacctttttcatgcctttggtgtttgcatgtctgatgtATAAATAACCATATATAGTTTatagcagtgattctcagtgtgcTTCGAAGCCGCCCTCTACTGCTACATGAATGAATCgacttaaatgttcaaactgtgcatgtcaccttttttaaatccagttacagttgtatttttaagtgCAATATATATGCATAACAGTTTGTTTCCAAACATGTACGAACCATTTCCCTTTTACAAAGTGTGCAACACTTTCCTATATTCCTGCTTTTTAAGCTGTTTAAACTTTGTATGttgttacagtggcttccaataatattaaatatactttttaggaataaaactttgtttttcatGAACACTTGGTCCTACTAACCTACTGtaatttaatgttggtcattataaaccaaggattttttttgaagtggtacttggtggtcaaaagtttgagaaacatTGGTTTACAGTTTTATACCTTCCACTAAAATGTTTAACCAAatcatataatttcatctaaTCAAAGTCTGcaaccttaatgctaacatataataaaATGCCACTGACAAGCTAACACAAAAAAGTAGCGATGTTGTGGTAATTGTAAACCTTTGGACAACTGACATCCAAACTTCGATACATACCTTGATGATGTATGTAGGTATTTGTGTCGGCAGGGAACGGTGATCATCATCGCCAACCACGGCGATCGTATCGACATCCCCGCCGGAGCCATGCTGCAGAACAAGATCGTGTCAGGAAACCTGCGCATCCTGGACCACTAAAAGCAGACGGCAACAAAAACTACACAAGGAAACCAAAAGTGTACTCTTTGACAAAGcaaaaagcactttacaaagaaTCTTTCAAGCCATTTTAGGTCAAAGGTCACCAAACAAGAAGTTAACTGTCCACAACTGCTCGTCTTTGAGGTCAATAAATAAAGTCTTTAATAGTCTGCCTTTAGATGACCTAAACTGACCATTGAAAAGTTCCCAGGCGTCTTATAAAAGCTTTCGGACATACAGCCGGCCCTTGTTATTCACGGCCGGGCCGGGTCATTGTCCCCTTCGAATAGAAGAACTACGCATcattgacacccattataattgcattgtaaacaaaaaaagctgaACCCCAAAAATTCTTTCAGCAGGATATCCCTTCAATAACTGTTTTCCACAAAATACAAAGAGTTTGgttcaccccccccaaaaacaaagagattGGGGaatctgtgaataggtgaatccgcaggCCCATAACCGTGAACGTACAGGATTCCACTGTACTATGAAACAACAAAACGTAAAACTGCAAAACGTGGTGACGTGTGAAATCAGAAtgacaaaatgtattaaaacaaaaaaaaaaacaacggtaTACCAACAAAACGCATATAATGCAACATAATGATTTGGTAAACTATTCATGAAATCTATAACAAAACGCATATAACAAAAGGCgtacaaaacataaaatgacataACCATTTTGTCAAATTATTATATGTACAACGAATTGTTAATGGCGGCatgctggacgactggttagaacatctgcctcacagttctggggaccggggttcaaatcccggccccacctgtgtggagtttgcatgttctcgccgtgcctgcgtgggtttgcacagggcactccggtttcctcccacatcccaaataaacatgcatggtaggttgacgaCTAAACAGcccttaggtatgaatgtgcgcgccaatggttgtttgtttctatgtgccctgtgattggctggcgataaAGAATGACAGCACACACAAAACCCACTTTGAAGACTTTTCTTGAAATCGCTGTTTTAGTGGGATAGTATCGTCTCATCCAGATGCAGGGTGTTTTTCATTGCCACGGTTACCAGGCCCACAGCTAGGACATTTCAATGAAGCGAGAGCTACTCCATGTTGCCAACTTACCTGCCTTTTCCACctattttccccaaaaggtGACACGCAACAAACGTGGGCACTTTGTGGTGTTATTGGAGACAGTACCTCAAGAGTTCACGACTTCACAAGTTGGACCAAATTTATAGagtaacccttttttttttttttaaatagctagTAGCTCCATTTATTAGGTCAGAGGCATCAAGGATATTTCTCAAAGACATCACACAAGAAGCACTTGGAAATGACAACTCTGTTCTTGATTATTCATGTCAGCTTGGAAGCCACACGCACACTCAGTCATTTACACGCATTCACAGTCACGCACACAAGGTCACAGTTAGTCTCAGATgtgcacacatacactcactgtCACTCTCTCACACTGAAGCTCTCTCACacgacacacacccacaccctcaATCTCAcggggtcattttcatataatttgatcaagaACAGTGTAAACATGCCCCAGTGAATttgcttttgaaaaatcattatCAGTAGAGTATTTGCAGTATTGgcagttatccatccatccattttctgagccacttctcctcacaagggtcgagggtgtgctggagcctatcccagctaacatcgggcaggaggcggggtacaccctgaactggttgccagccaatcgcagggcacatacaaacaaacagccattcgcactcacattcacacctatggacgatttagagttgtcaattaacctaccatgcatgtttttgggatgtgggaggaaaccggagtgcccggagaaaacccacgcaggcatggggagaacatgcaaactccacacaggcggggccgggatttgaaccccggtccccagaactgtgaggcagatgttctaaccagtctaAAAATCCCAAATGAAGTTTCGTGATTTCGATTTCTGAAGATGCGAAGGACATTTTTGGATACATaagatttttctcctattgcctAATTAGCCTTTTCCAtttaaactaacacaaatgcatcttagtttCTTCagggttccttttttttttttttcctgcttgtcACGAActgtccttctttgtcactcaagctgtctctTTACCATTAATGCCACTTGAAAGAGCCTCaatatgttgttgcaatacacaaGGATCTATGAGCTGAAGTGCATCCATTttacattcacacaatagcagactgccaaatggtgttatttctgagatatgaattaACTTGCGAAAGTGtcggaactattgcatgtctttgcCGTTATGATGATTGTACAAAGACTAGCGTGTAACTGGGTTGagagtagttaggatcatttatgcacttgtatctgcagagtttgaagagcaacatgtaaattgtgcaagtCTCACACTATTCTTATGAAACTGTTTGTCTTTACTATTGTGCACGTTTGGCTTTACTGTGATgcaaaaagtgtatttcaatggtCCACCACCATTTCCTGTctataaggattgcctttactacgAATGTCTAAAATTTAAAATcagtaacattttgaaaataggacttcaaTGTGAcagtttcagcatgggagacattaaCCCATAGAATTCCAAGGGAActttaaaaaatggcaaaattagaattatatatattttttattagtttccttattgttattgatcaaattctaTGAAAGacttatgcacacacacacacacacacacaggttgtCGTTTAGAGGCACAGTGATGACGTTGGctgattcaattttttttttttttttttttgatgtttGAAGAAAACAATTTCTCCCCAAAAATAGTGAAAATAATGTCACAGTTTTCCTGAGACACAGTGATACACTTTAGGAAAGTCACAGTTTGGTCCAGTTTCTTGCTTATATGGTGGGTGGGGTTCAGCTTCCtgtgttgtcatgacaacagaGTGACAAGTAGGAAAAGGTTTGGAAAAGTCTGCAGAACCCTCCAAATGTTTGCAAGGGAACATCGAGCACTTTTGTTCGGGTCCAATGGTCGCACATGGTGGCAGCAGATCAAGTCTCTACGAGTTGACAACTGCGTGCTACTGGTACTACTAGAGACATTATATTAAATTCTACTCGTTAACATTGAACACTTCAtgagtagtactagtagcaagCACActgttgtcaactagtgcagttttgcctaACTAGTGACACGTAggtgtcctactagtatgccaaagttgtcctacaaGTGAGAACAAAGTTTACACAGCAATTGGTAAAAGTTTGAGTTTTTgaagtgtactagtacatggaacTTGAGCTGGACATCGAGGATATAAAGGCTCCAACAGCGCTGTTGTGGTCGTCGTTGGCCGTTGGTGGCGGCTGAGGTCACCTCTTGTGCTCCCAGATCTCGGCCATGTTGAGATCGAAGGCCTCCAAGTTCTTGAGGGCCTGCACGTTCTCTGTGTAGAAGGCCACGTCCACCACCACCAGCCTGAAGACACACACAGCCCTCAACACTTAATATTGAAAGAATGCACAAGAAATAGGGTGGGCGATATGGCCAAAGTGCTGGGTTTtaaacttccacagaaatacagacgtgccttgagataacacattcagtgccattgacggctttagaagtcaaatatccatgttaactgggaaggctggcagtgaatgagttaatttaaatcatctttccacattgaaattaatgaaaatgcatttaagCTGTTCCAACCTCTGCCCATATAAAATCCAACAGTCTTTGAAGGTATCAGGCCAGGGAAGGTCCCTGTGCGCTGCGGTGTTCACGGTGCTCACTGCGCTCAGAGAGGAAGAGCAGCAGACTGCAAACGCGAGGAGATGGCAGTTCAATGGTTTCTTCGACACATTAAAGGCGCCACTGTTTACCAAATCAACTTTTTAGAGTATTTAGGATGTAATATTGTTTCTATGGTGCCTCAGAAAAcgtgaaatataaattaaaatcgtccagACATTCCTGAGTTCCGGACGTTTTTCTGTCCAGAGGCCTGAAACCAGGTCATTAggatttctcgagcttatcaaTGTCACGagtgaagatctccgcctacctcttcGCTCCcaagccagcactgtcaacataaacacgtgctctcacaagtgggtcttctacacggaggcaaccaattagAGGTTGGTTGAGGAAAGGGGGCGgccttagccaaatatggacaaatgcggatacaaaactgggtcaaccaaaagtagctgtcagaggggccttttctgtaCACTCGTaggacaaaaccaaggtgttttttttaaaaacgaaattgacacttttatactaaatcaatgttagagagtcactctatggaggtctaaatagccaaaatatgcaATCTTAAACcattcattttgacaataaagagGTACTCTCATAGATAGCCCTTGTGCATTTCTTATATTTCaggatagacttgcatatttaGCAGGTGACCTTCCTTACCAGTCTaatttttagtaaaatattgCAACATACTTGAGGCACCGCCGCTAGTTTGCTACATGGAACCAACACCTGTTGATTTCAGCAAGGCGCCTGTCTCGAAACCACGTGATTTCTGATTAATCGACCGCAAACTAAAATCGTCATTGCGCAGGGTCAAAGTCGACGCGTCGATTCGTTAAATAATTGGTTCAACCCCTAGCTGCTGCACCATTTATGTTTAGTCGTTGCTTAAAGTCTTAAAACAGCACAACATAAATGCTAGTTAGCACTTGTGTGTTAGTGCCCCTGGCAAtaaatgctgccatccaagcaacatcttatTCAGgaacgtccctgcttatttcagcaagacaataccaagccacattctgcacgtgttacaacagtgtggcttcatagtaaaagagtgcaactactagactggcctgccagcagttcaGACCAGTCTCCAATTaaaaatatgtggcgcattatgaagtgcaaaatacgacaacggagacctcagAGTGTTATGCAACTttagttgtacatcaagcaagaatgggaaagaattccacctacaaagctccaacaattagtgtgctcagttcccaaacacttaCTACATTTTGTTAAACAggaaaggtgatgcaacacacaAGTGATTAACATGCCCCAAGAACCCGGTTCAGCCAGGCATACCAGAGACTGTAGCTGAGGAGACTTGGTGAAACACTGTCAACAGCGTCACTGTCTCTTTTACTTACTTGTGGGTCGGAACTATGTGTAGAATGAGTATAGAGAAGCATTTTATCTTTGTGTTACTGTGAACGTCGAGTAGTAAGATGATGCCTAGTCACCATATCACTCATTTAGTTGTGTCAAGTGTCACGTGTCTGGgcattaccgtaatttcttgtttaTAATACGCATTTatttcctcccaaaaattaaAAGTCGATATACCTACGTATAAATGTGCTCTaagtaaaatgaacaaaatattttacgGTACCTATGGGCCTTCAGAGCTGTAAACATTATCAAAAGCAATAAACTACAATTACAACTtaaattattcatatttattataatataaaaaaatataatatatattatatacattaaTCTATTTCTAAGTCTTTTGCCTTCATTTCAAAGCATCTCTTGGCTGATTTGCTTAGCTTCCagtcatgtacagtactgtatatctcaaatgtattaatatttttttggtccaatcataGTTCAGCTTCTATATGTTGTCATTTAAATGTAATCTGCAAAAGGCGTTTAGAATCCCGAGTGCTGGCgtcaaacaagtaaaaaaacacacacacacacacacacacctttgaaATGGTCTAACCAAACAGATTATAGATTCATCACTCTGTGCCTTCAGGCAGGCTGGGTCATGTTGGTATTTTTCCCGTCCTCTAAATGGTTGAGTTGAATATGTGCATAAAATAGATTCACTGAAGGGAACGATTTTGGACATgattaaaattcattttcaaggcaacaaaaaaaatcaaaaaaaaacaacaacaacaaaacttgaCTTTGTGGGGCTAGGTCAACCAACATATTActatctgactttttttccatCCTGAAAAGGATTTCGGGGATGTATGAGCTATCTTACAAAGACAGGTAGGACTAAAGAAAGGAGGTCTGCTGCGTCTctatcagcatctctggtgagtagaatgtattttatttatagttttaatgtttttgtcatgtgtttAGATGAATATTATTTTCGAACTGTTACACTGTAATGTATGCACTACAACCTCTATAGAGGTTTGGAGGTGATGTATCGGAAGACAAAAGTAACCGTTTCTTGCTTTAGTAATAATGGCATTCCTCCTCAAATATGGGGAATGCCTTTCTCTTCTTTAATGCCACATATAGTTATACATGTGTAGAGtttttgtgaattatttttGCAATGTGACTGTGTTATGAAGAAGTGGATTAGGTCACTGAGGGCCCAGGTCCCAAACTTACTGCCCGCCACtggaaaaatctaataaaatactaatactttatgttttgatcatatgtaGAGCAGCAAATctgtggtgtgcattatacatgggtagaagggttttcctgatttttggtgCGCATTGTACCCAAGAGCGTATTATAGACAAGAAATTACCGTACATCTTCATTTTGTTAGCTAGGTTtctggtttttatttattggctAGCaggctttattattatttggccGTGGTACCAATTGGCCCAAGGCCCGCCTGGTGGTTGGGGTCCACTGGCACAAGTCACTAATTGCAGTACATAACTGTTTT
It includes:
- the LOC133403967 gene encoding UTP--glucose-1-phosphate uridylyltransferase-like isoform X2 produces the protein MTEFQEKLRKQHEESMCCELDELLATAGDAHAQSCKNDFDGFKRLFHRFLQVKGPAVDWAKISRPPKDTIVAYEEIRAEHQLRDVASCLNKLAVVKLNGGLGTSMGCKGPKSLISVRNENTFLDLTVKQIEHLNKTYDADVPLLLMNSFNTDQETKKILQKYKHHRLKIHTFNQSRYPRINKESLLPIAKSLHVSADSTAEAWYPPGHGDIYASLANSGLLDHLLDEGKEYVFVSNIDNLGATVDLHILRRLINQSPDRRCEFIMEVTDKTRADVKGGTLIQYEDHLRLLEIAQVPKAHVDEFKSVTKFKIFNTNNLWISLSAVKRLLDNNAIDLDVIVNYKTLEGGLNVIQLETAVGAAIKSFRNAMGVNVPRSRFLPVKTSADLLLVMSNLYSLDAGSLTMSQKREFPTTPHVKLGSCFAKVQEFLSRFDSIPDMLELDHLTVAGDVTFGKNVSLKGTVIIIANHGDRIDIPAGAMLQNKIVSGNLRILDH
- the LOC133403967 gene encoding UTP--glucose-1-phosphate uridylyltransferase-like isoform X3, encoding MSTLTVADLSAGAMTEFQEKLRKQHEESMCCELDELLATAGDAHAQSCKNDFDGFKRLFHRFLQVKGPAVDWAKISRPPKDTIVAYEEIRAEHQLRDVASCLNKLAVVKLNGGLGTSMGCKGPKSLISVRNENTFLDLTVKQIEHLNKTYDADVPLLLMNSFNTDQETKKILQKYKHHRLKIHTFNQSRYPRINKESLLPIAKSLHVSADSTAEAWYPPGHGDIYASLANSGLLDHLLDEGKEYVFVSNIDNLGATVDLHILRRLINQSPDRRCEFIMEVTDKTRADVKGGTLIQYEDHLRLLEIAQVPKAHVDEFKSVTKFKIFNTNNLWISLSAVKRLLDNNAIDLDVIVNYKTLEGGLNVIQLETAVGAAIKSFRNAMGVNVPRSRFLPVKTSADLLLVMSNLYSLDAGSLTMSQKREFPTTPHVKLGSCFAKVQEFLSRFDSIPDMLELDHLTVAGDVTFGKNVSLKNEIA
- the LOC133403967 gene encoding UTP--glucose-1-phosphate uridylyltransferase-like isoform X1; the protein is MSTLTVADLSAGAMTEFQEKLRKQHEESMCCELDELLATAGDAHAQSCKNDFDGFKRLFHRFLQVKGPAVDWAKISRPPKDTIVAYEEIRAEHQLRDVASCLNKLAVVKLNGGLGTSMGCKGPKSLISVRNENTFLDLTVKQIEHLNKTYDADVPLLLMNSFNTDQETKKILQKYKHHRLKIHTFNQSRYPRINKESLLPIAKSLHVSADSTAEAWYPPGHGDIYASLANSGLLDHLLDEGKEYVFVSNIDNLGATVDLHILRRLINQSPDRRCEFIMEVTDKTRADVKGGTLIQYEDHLRLLEIAQVPKAHVDEFKSVTKFKIFNTNNLWISLSAVKRLLDNNAIDLDVIVNYKTLEGGLNVIQLETAVGAAIKSFRNAMGVNVPRSRFLPVKTSADLLLVMSNLYSLDAGSLTMSQKREFPTTPHVKLGSCFAKVQEFLSRFDSIPDMLELDHLTVAGDVTFGKNVSLKGTVIIIANHGDRIDIPAGAMLQNKIVSGNLRILDH